The proteins below come from a single Streptomyces spongiicola genomic window:
- the casB gene encoding type I-E CRISPR-associated protein Cse2/CasB translates to MTTASPPPASPPSASALPASPPSASAPVHQRLAELTAATIVPLQQGYLADRSPAVAALARLRRGAGREAGELPDLWNLVDTGPLHTRTDGSRALSERELTGAENALHAALTLWAFHQQSRGTPMHCRHTRDRPRGLGAAVRRLMPADGVDEPVRKRLVRAGTAPDLTTLTQRLRDLVALLRRDDIPLDYALLAGQLYTWQWPDGPAAVRRSWGRSFHEQARAAAAADENTTKNSHTDKDAS, encoded by the coding sequence ATGACCACCGCTTCACCCCCTCCCGCCTCGCCCCCGTCCGCCTCGGCCCTTCCCGCCTCGCCCCCCTCCGCCTCGGCCCCGGTCCACCAGAGGCTCGCCGAACTGACCGCGGCGACGATCGTCCCCCTCCAGCAGGGCTATCTCGCGGACCGGTCCCCGGCCGTCGCCGCTCTCGCCCGCCTGCGCCGCGGCGCGGGCCGCGAGGCGGGCGAGCTGCCCGACCTGTGGAACCTGGTCGACACCGGCCCGCTCCACACCCGTACGGACGGGTCACGGGCGTTGAGCGAGCGCGAGCTGACCGGCGCCGAGAACGCCCTGCACGCGGCCCTCACGCTGTGGGCGTTCCACCAGCAGTCCCGCGGCACCCCCATGCACTGCCGGCACACCCGTGACCGGCCGCGCGGTCTGGGTGCGGCGGTCCGGCGCCTGATGCCGGCCGACGGCGTGGACGAACCCGTCCGCAAGCGCCTGGTCCGCGCGGGGACCGCTCCCGACCTCACCACCCTCACCCAGCGGCTGCGCGACCTCGTCGCCCTGCTGCGCCGTGACGACATCCCGCTCGACTACGCACTCCTCGCCGGCCAGCTCTACACCTGGCAGTGGCCCGACGGGCCCGCCGCCGTCCGCCGCAGCTGGGGCCGCTCCTTCCACGAGCAGGCGCGGGCCGCCGCGGCCGCGGACGAGAACACCACCAAGAACAGCCACACCGACAAGGACGCCTCGTGA
- the cas7e gene encoding type I-E CRISPR-associated protein Cas7/Cse4/CasC: MSRIFLDVHALQTVPPSNLNRDDTGAPKTGLYGGVPRARVSSQAWKRAIRTSFKDEQLLDPAELGVRTKKIVELLADRITALDPSAERETALKLADETVRAAGFKTEVPKRKADQAKKEGGRTPAPESKYLVFLSSRQLDGLARLALDGASDITAFLKTKENKARARELADTRHSVDIALFGRMVADVADINVDAAVQVAHALSVHRVDNESDYYTAVDDENTDEETGAGMIGTVDFNSATLYRYASLGVHQLAANLGAGLRDDEHHSEPVRRAIEAFVHAFTSSLPTGKINTFGHHTQPDAVVVRLRTTRPISYVAAFEDPVRSDGGGHLREASDRLAAYAADVERAYGDPGSTRTWVLRVGPATQKLAGLGTETETLPELAADVARAVAERLEKPA; this comes from the coding sequence GTGAGCCGCATCTTCCTCGACGTGCACGCCCTCCAGACCGTTCCGCCCAGCAACCTCAACCGCGACGACACCGGCGCGCCCAAGACCGGCCTCTACGGGGGAGTCCCGCGTGCCCGCGTCTCCAGCCAGGCCTGGAAGCGGGCCATCCGCACCTCCTTCAAGGACGAGCAGCTGCTCGACCCCGCCGAGCTGGGTGTACGGACGAAGAAGATCGTGGAACTCCTCGCCGACCGGATCACGGCGCTCGACCCGTCCGCCGAGCGGGAGACGGCGCTGAAGCTGGCCGACGAGACCGTCAGGGCCGCGGGCTTCAAGACCGAGGTGCCCAAGCGCAAGGCCGACCAGGCGAAGAAGGAGGGCGGCCGCACCCCCGCACCCGAGAGCAAGTACCTGGTCTTCCTCAGCTCCCGGCAGCTCGACGGCCTGGCGCGCCTCGCTCTCGACGGCGCCTCCGACATCACGGCCTTCCTGAAGACCAAGGAGAACAAGGCACGCGCCAGGGAACTCGCGGACACCCGGCACTCCGTCGACATCGCCCTCTTCGGACGCATGGTCGCCGACGTCGCCGACATCAACGTCGACGCCGCCGTACAGGTCGCACACGCACTCAGCGTCCACCGGGTCGACAACGAGTCGGACTACTACACCGCCGTCGACGACGAGAACACCGACGAGGAGACCGGCGCCGGAATGATCGGCACCGTCGACTTCAACTCCGCCACGCTCTACCGGTACGCCTCACTCGGAGTGCACCAGCTCGCCGCCAACCTCGGCGCGGGCCTGCGCGACGACGAACACCACAGCGAGCCCGTCCGGCGCGCGATCGAGGCGTTCGTGCACGCCTTCACCTCGTCCCTGCCCACCGGGAAGATCAACACCTTCGGTCACCACACCCAGCCCGACGCCGTCGTCGTCAGGCTCCGCACCACCCGGCCCATCAGCTACGTCGCCGCGTTCGAGGACCCGGTCCGCAGCGACGGCGGCGGCCACCTCCGCGAGGCGTCCGACCGGCTCGCCGCCTACGCCGCCGACGTCGAGCGCGCATACGGCGACCCCGGCAGTACCCGTACCTGGGTGCTGCGCGTCGGCCCCGCCACACAGAAGCTGGCCGGGCTCGGCACGGAGACCGAGACGCTGCCCGAACTCGCGGCCGACGTCGCCCGCGCCGTCGCGGAGCGCCTGGAGAAGCCCGCATGA
- the cas5e gene encoding type I-E CRISPR-associated protein Cas5/CasD, with translation MSVLVLRLAGPLQSWGASSRFTRRTTESAPTKSGVVGLLAAAAGIERGDDERLAPLAALRFGVRIDQPGTRIRDFQTAHHGVTGTSMPLSERFYLADAVFVAAVEGDHALLSELHAALHAPAYPPFLGRRSCPPAEPLVLQLHEHADGIEDVLRTTPWQAADWYRRRHRPPDHLTVLREASGGESIETADLLRDQPVSFDAGRRLHAPRTVVTDPVPVPIPAGGDPRYAHDPFTALDSLEEESA, from the coding sequence ATGAGCGTGCTCGTCCTCCGCCTGGCCGGTCCGCTGCAATCCTGGGGAGCCTCCTCCCGGTTCACCCGCCGCACCACCGAATCGGCTCCGACGAAGAGCGGCGTGGTCGGCCTGCTCGCCGCTGCGGCCGGCATCGAACGAGGCGACGACGAGCGCCTCGCTCCGCTCGCGGCACTCCGGTTCGGGGTGCGCATCGACCAGCCGGGCACCCGCATCCGGGACTTCCAGACCGCCCACCACGGCGTCACCGGCACGTCCATGCCCCTGTCCGAGCGGTTCTACCTCGCCGATGCCGTCTTCGTCGCCGCCGTCGAGGGTGACCACGCCCTGCTCAGCGAACTGCACGCCGCCCTGCACGCGCCGGCGTACCCGCCCTTCCTCGGCCGGCGCTCGTGCCCGCCCGCCGAGCCGCTCGTCCTGCAACTGCACGAGCACGCAGACGGCATCGAGGACGTGCTCAGGACCACGCCGTGGCAGGCCGCGGACTGGTACCGCAGGCGCCACCGGCCCCCGGACCACCTGACCGTGCTGCGTGAGGCGTCCGGCGGCGAGAGCATCGAGACGGCGGACCTGCTCCGCGACCAGCCCGTCAGCTTCGACGCCGGCCGCCGGTTGCACGCGCCGCGCACCGTCGTCACCGACCCCGTGCCCGTCCCGATCCCCGCGGGCGGCGATCCGCGGTACGCGCACGACCCCTTCACCGCCCTCGACTCCCTGGAGGAGGAAAGCGCCTGA
- the cas6e gene encoding type I-E CRISPR-associated protein Cas6/Cse3/CasE: protein MFISRFRVNTARSGARRLLSSPQPLHAAVMSSFPGILPSDRPAPAAPRVLWRLDQRSRAEVLLHIVSPDRPDLTHLVEQAGWPAAADPANPGWQTRPYTPLLDRLGAGDRWEFRLTANPVHNIRRKEGEPRKTTAHLTPTHQMGWLLDEKRQQRLGFRVCEKPAERRLLPEGTTHHRRPHPGDRYELTVRDTRSLSFTKSRDPGSSQGRQVTVVTATFEGRLEVTEPDALRRALTQGVGRARAYGCGLLTLAPVAHPAPRTP, encoded by the coding sequence ATGTTCATCTCCCGATTCCGCGTCAACACCGCGCGATCCGGCGCGCGCCGCCTCCTGTCCTCGCCCCAGCCCCTCCACGCCGCCGTCATGTCGTCGTTCCCCGGCATCCTGCCCTCCGACCGCCCGGCGCCCGCCGCCCCCCGTGTGCTGTGGCGCCTGGACCAGCGGAGCCGCGCCGAGGTGCTCCTCCACATCGTCAGTCCCGACCGCCCCGACCTGACACATCTGGTCGAACAGGCCGGCTGGCCCGCCGCCGCCGACCCCGCGAACCCGGGCTGGCAGACCCGGCCCTACACACCGCTCCTCGACCGGCTGGGAGCGGGCGACCGCTGGGAGTTCCGGCTGACCGCCAACCCCGTGCACAACATCCGCCGCAAGGAGGGCGAACCACGCAAGACCACCGCCCATCTGACCCCCACGCACCAGATGGGCTGGCTCCTCGACGAGAAACGCCAGCAGCGCCTCGGCTTCCGGGTCTGCGAGAAGCCCGCCGAGCGCAGGCTCCTGCCCGAGGGCACCACACACCATAGGCGCCCCCACCCGGGTGACCGCTACGAGCTGACCGTACGGGACACACGGTCCCTCTCCTTCACCAAGTCCCGCGACCCGGGCAGCAGTCAGGGCAGACAGGTCACCGTCGTCACGGCCACCTTCGAGGGACGGCTGGAGGTCACCGAGCCGGACGCCCTGCGCCGCGCGCTCACCCAGGGTGTCGGACGGGCCAGAGCGTACGGCTGCGGTCTCCTCACCCTGGCCCCCGTCGCCCACCCCGCCCCACGGACGCCATGA
- the cas1e gene encoding type I-E CRISPR-associated endonuclease Cas1e, whose protein sequence is MSTVSRRPALTPRHLTRTGERLSFVYLERCTVHRDANAITAQDAEGTTHIPSATIGTLLLGPGTRITHQAMSVLGETGAAVCWVGEHGVRYYASGRALSRTSALVEAQARQWANPRSRLAVAREMYRLRFPDEDPSGLTRQELLGREGKRVKDHYRAEAARTGVPWRGRRYVPGDFSSGDAVNQAVTAAAQCMYGIAHAVVTSLGCSPALGFVHSGHELSFVLDIADLYKTEIGIPVAFDVAAQDEEDAGSRTRRALRDRINDTSLLNRCVDDIKRLLLPEPAGDTATGGHQDATPGVAPDVVTLHSDGGRQVPSGVNYGGGDDYGESLW, encoded by the coding sequence ATGAGCACGGTCTCCCGGCGCCCGGCACTCACCCCGAGACACCTCACCCGCACCGGTGAACGCCTCTCCTTCGTCTATCTGGAACGCTGTACGGTCCACCGCGACGCGAACGCCATCACGGCCCAGGACGCCGAGGGAACCACCCACATTCCCTCCGCGACCATCGGCACCCTGCTCCTCGGCCCCGGCACGCGGATCACCCACCAGGCCATGAGCGTTCTGGGCGAGACCGGCGCGGCGGTCTGCTGGGTCGGTGAACACGGCGTGCGCTACTACGCGTCCGGCCGGGCCCTCAGCCGTACCTCCGCCCTCGTGGAGGCGCAGGCCCGGCAATGGGCCAATCCCCGAAGCCGCCTCGCCGTGGCACGCGAGATGTACCGGCTGCGCTTCCCGGACGAGGACCCCTCCGGTCTCACCCGGCAGGAACTCCTCGGCCGTGAGGGGAAACGGGTCAAGGACCACTACCGGGCCGAAGCCGCCCGCACGGGCGTCCCCTGGCGGGGCCGCCGCTACGTTCCCGGCGACTTCAGCAGCGGTGACGCCGTCAACCAGGCCGTCACCGCCGCCGCCCAGTGCATGTACGGGATCGCCCACGCCGTCGTCACCTCGCTCGGCTGCAGCCCCGCTCTCGGCTTCGTCCACTCCGGCCACGAACTCTCCTTCGTCCTGGACATCGCCGATCTCTACAAGACCGAGATCGGCATCCCCGTCGCCTTCGACGTGGCCGCACAGGACGAGGAGGACGCCGGCTCTCGCACCCGCCGCGCTCTGCGGGACCGCATCAACGACACATCGCTGCTGAACCGGTGCGTAGACGACATCAAGCGACTGCTGCTCCCGGAACCGGCCGGCGACACCGCAACCGGCGGCCACCAGGACGCGACCCCGGGCGTGGCACCCGACGTGGTCACCCTCCACAGCGACGGCGGCCGCCAGGTCCCCTCCGGCGTCAACTACGGCGGAGGGGACGACTACGGAGAGTCGCTCTGGTGA
- the cas2e gene encoding type I-E CRISPR-associated endoribonuclease Cas2e: MTVIVLTNCPAGLRGFLTRWLLEISAGVFVGNPSARIRDLLWEEVRQFANQGRALLAHTTNNEQGFTFRTHDHAWHPTDLEGATLIRRPDPTAPPPAATPRSEPPSGWSRAAKRRRFGRS, encoded by the coding sequence GTGACCGTCATCGTCCTCACCAACTGCCCCGCCGGTCTGCGTGGCTTCCTGACACGCTGGCTGCTGGAGATCTCCGCGGGCGTGTTCGTGGGCAACCCCTCCGCCAGAATCCGCGACCTGCTCTGGGAAGAAGTCCGGCAGTTCGCGAACCAGGGCCGTGCCCTGCTGGCCCACACCACGAACAACGAGCAGGGCTTCACTTTCCGCACCCACGACCACGCGTGGCACCCGACCGACCTCGAAGGAGCCACCCTTATCCGCCGCCCCGACCCGACCGCACCGCCCCCGGCGGCGACTCCCCGCAGCGAACCGCCATCGGGCTGGAGCAGGGCCGCCAAACGCCGCCGCTTCGGCAGGAGCTGA
- a CDS encoding L-serine ammonia-lyase has protein sequence MAISVFDLFSIGIGPSSSHTVGPMRAAAIFARRLKNEGVLAHTAAIRAELYGSLGATGHGHGTPKAVLLGLEGSSPRTVDVETADDEVERIKDSGRIRLLGAHEIAFDFDRDLVLHRRKALPYHANGMTLWAYDAEGGTLLEKTYYSVGGGFVIDEDAVAGQNPIVPDDTALRYPFRTGDELLRLSRETGLSISSLMLENEKAWRTEDEIREGLLDIWRVMQACVSRGMSREGILPGGLKVRRRAANTARKLRSEGDPKALAMEWITLYAMAVNEENAAGGRVVTAPTNGAAGIIPAVLHYYTNFVPGADEDGVIRFLLAAGAIGMLFKENASISGAEVGCQGEVGSACSMAAGALAEVMGGSPEQVENAAEIGMEHNLGLTCDPVGGLVQIPCIERNGMAAVKAVTAARMALRGDGSHKVSLDKVIKTMKDTGADMSVKYKETARGGLAVNIIEC, from the coding sequence GTGGCCATCTCGGTCTTCGACCTGTTCTCGATCGGCATCGGGCCGTCCAGCTCCCACACCGTCGGCCCGATGAGGGCGGCCGCCATCTTCGCCCGCCGGCTCAAGAACGAGGGCGTACTGGCCCACACCGCGGCGATACGCGCGGAGCTGTACGGCTCCCTCGGCGCGACCGGGCACGGCCACGGCACCCCCAAGGCCGTCCTGCTGGGCCTGGAGGGCAGCTCGCCCCGGACGGTCGACGTCGAGACCGCCGACGACGAGGTCGAGCGGATCAAGGACAGCGGACGGATCCGGCTCCTCGGAGCACACGAGATCGCCTTCGACTTCGACCGCGACCTCGTGCTCCACCGCCGCAAGGCACTCCCGTACCACGCGAACGGCATGACCCTGTGGGCATACGACGCCGAAGGCGGGACGCTGCTGGAGAAGACGTACTACTCGGTGGGCGGCGGCTTCGTCATCGACGAGGACGCGGTGGCCGGCCAGAACCCGATCGTGCCGGACGACACCGCACTGAGGTACCCCTTCCGCACCGGCGACGAACTGCTGCGGCTGTCCCGCGAGACGGGACTGTCCATCTCCTCGCTGATGCTGGAGAACGAGAAGGCCTGGCGGACCGAGGACGAGATCCGCGAGGGGCTGCTGGACATCTGGCGGGTGATGCAGGCCTGCGTCTCGCGCGGCATGTCCCGCGAGGGCATCCTCCCCGGCGGACTCAAGGTCCGCCGCCGCGCCGCCAACACCGCGCGCAAGCTGCGCTCCGAGGGCGACCCGAAGGCACTGGCGATGGAGTGGATCACGCTCTACGCGATGGCCGTGAACGAGGAGAACGCGGCGGGCGGCCGTGTCGTGACCGCCCCCACGAACGGCGCGGCGGGCATCATCCCGGCGGTCCTCCACTACTACACGAACTTCGTGCCGGGAGCCGACGAGGACGGAGTGATCCGCTTCCTGCTCGCGGCCGGCGCGATCGGCATGCTCTTCAAGGAGAACGCCTCCATCTCCGGCGCCGAGGTCGGCTGCCAGGGCGAGGTCGGCTCGGCCTGCTCGATGGCCGCGGGCGCGCTCGCCGAGGTGATGGGCGGCTCCCCGGAACAGGTCGAGAACGCCGCCGAGATCGGCATGGAGCACAACCTCGGCCTCACCTGCGACCCGGTCGGCGGGCTCGTCCAGATCCCGTGCATCGAGCGCAACGGCATGGCCGCGGTGAAGGCCGTCACCGCCGCACGGATGGCGCTGCGCGGCGACGGCAGCCACAAGGTCTCCCTCGACAAGGTCATCAAGACCATGAAGGACACCGGCGCGGACATGTCCGTGAAGTACAAGGAGACCGCGCGCGGCGGACTGGCGGTCAACATCATCGAGTGCTGA
- the glyA gene encoding serine hydroxymethyltransferase, which translates to MSLLNTPLHELDPDVAAAVDAELRRQQSTLEMIASENFAPVAVMEAQGSVLTNKYAEGYPGRRYYGGCEHVDVVEQIAIDRIKELFGAEHANVQPHSGAQANAAAMFALLKPGDTIMGLNLAHGGHLTHGMKINFSGKLYNVVAYHVDDATGQVDMAEVERLAKESRPKLIVAGWSAYPRQLDFAAFRRIADEVGAYLMVDMAHFAGLVAAGLHPNPVPHAHVVTTTTHKTLGGPRGGVILCTAELAKKINSAVFPGQQGGPLEHVIAAKAVSFKVAASEEFKERQQRTVEGAKIIAERLVQDDVGGAGVSVLSGGTDVHLVLVDLRHSELDGQQAEDRLHEVGITVNRNAVPNDPRPPMVTSGLRIGTPALATRGFRAEDFREVADVIAEVLKPSYDAQALKGRVSALAAKHPLYPGL; encoded by the coding sequence ATGTCGCTTCTCAACACCCCTCTCCACGAGCTCGACCCGGATGTCGCCGCCGCCGTCGACGCCGAGCTCCGCCGCCAGCAGTCCACCCTGGAAATGATCGCCTCGGAGAACTTCGCCCCGGTCGCGGTCATGGAGGCGCAGGGCTCCGTCCTGACCAACAAGTACGCCGAGGGCTACCCCGGCCGCCGCTACTACGGCGGCTGCGAGCACGTCGACGTCGTCGAGCAGATCGCGATCGACCGCATCAAGGAGCTGTTCGGCGCCGAGCACGCGAACGTCCAGCCGCACTCGGGTGCCCAGGCCAACGCGGCGGCGATGTTCGCCCTGCTGAAGCCGGGCGACACCATCATGGGCCTGAACCTCGCGCACGGCGGGCACCTGACCCACGGAATGAAGATCAACTTCTCCGGCAAGCTCTACAACGTGGTCGCCTACCACGTCGACGACGCCACCGGCCAGGTCGACATGGCCGAGGTGGAGCGGCTCGCCAAGGAGTCCAGGCCGAAGCTGATCGTCGCCGGCTGGTCGGCGTACCCGCGCCAGCTGGACTTCGCCGCGTTCCGCCGGATCGCGGACGAGGTCGGCGCGTACCTGATGGTCGACATGGCCCACTTCGCGGGTCTGGTGGCCGCCGGGCTGCACCCGAACCCGGTGCCGCACGCCCATGTCGTGACCACGACCACCCATAAGACGCTGGGCGGCCCGCGCGGCGGTGTGATCCTCTGCACGGCCGAGCTGGCCAAGAAGATCAACTCCGCGGTCTTCCCCGGCCAGCAGGGCGGCCCGCTGGAGCATGTGATCGCCGCCAAGGCGGTGTCCTTCAAGGTCGCGGCCTCGGAGGAGTTCAAGGAGCGCCAGCAGCGCACCGTGGAGGGCGCGAAGATCATCGCCGAGCGCCTCGTCCAGGACGACGTCGGCGGCGCCGGGGTCTCCGTCCTGTCCGGCGGCACGGACGTCCACCTCGTGCTCGTGGACCTGCGGCACTCCGAGCTCGACGGCCAGCAGGCCGAGGACCGCCTCCACGAGGTCGGCATCACCGTCAACCGCAACGCCGTCCCGAACGACCCGCGCCCCCCGATGGTCACCTCAGGCCTGCGGATCGGCACCCCGGCACTCGCCACCCGCGGCTTCCGGGCCGAGGACTTCCGCGAGGTCGCCGACGTCATCGCCGAGGTGCTCAAGCCCTCGTACGATGCACAGGCCCTGAAGGGACGCGTCTCGGCACTCGCCGCGAAGCACCCCCTCTACCCTGGTCTGTAA
- the gcvH gene encoding glycine cleavage system protein GcvH, with product MSNPQQLRYSKEHEWLSAAEDGVSTVGITEHAANALGDVVYVQLPEVGDTVTAGETCGELESTKSVSDLYSPVTGEIVEANQDVVDDPSLVNSAPFEGGWLFKVRVAQEPEDLLSAAEYTDFAS from the coding sequence ATGAGCAACCCCCAGCAGCTGCGGTACAGCAAGGAGCACGAGTGGCTGTCGGCCGCCGAGGACGGCGTCTCGACGGTCGGCATCACGGAGCACGCGGCGAACGCCCTGGGCGACGTCGTCTACGTCCAGCTCCCGGAGGTCGGTGACACGGTGACCGCGGGCGAGACCTGCGGCGAACTGGAATCGACCAAGTCGGTCAGCGATCTGTACTCCCCGGTGACGGGCGAGATCGTCGAGGCCAACCAGGACGTCGTGGACGACCCGTCGCTGGTGAACTCCGCCCCCTTCGAGGGCGGCTGGCTGTTCAAGGTGCGGGTCGCGCAGGAGCCGGAGGACCTGCTCTCCGCCGCCGAGTACACCGATTTCGCCAGCTGA
- the gcvT gene encoding glycine cleavage system aminomethyltransferase GcvT, protein MSNAPRLTSLDALHRSLGATMTDFAGWDMPLRYTSERDEHHAVRTKAGLFDLSHMGEITVTGPQAAALLDYALVGNIGGVATGRARYTMICREDGGILDDLIVYRLGDTEYMVVANASNAQTVLDALTERAEGFDAAVRDDRDAYALIAVQGPESPGILGSLTDADLDGLKYYAGLPGTVAGVPALIARTGYTGEDGFELFVEPRHAEALWRALTEAGAPAGLVPCGLSCRDTLRLEAGMPLYGHELTTSLTPFDAGLGRVVKFEKEGDFVGRKALEAAAERAAANPPRRLVGLVARGRRVPRAGMTVVAGGEAVGEVTSGAPSPTLGKPLAMAYVDAAHAGPGTEGVGVDVRGTHEPYEVVALPFYKRRK, encoded by the coding sequence ATGAGCAACGCCCCCCGTCTCACCTCACTCGACGCCCTGCATCGCTCGCTGGGCGCGACCATGACCGATTTCGCGGGCTGGGACATGCCGCTGCGGTACACGAGCGAGCGCGACGAGCACCACGCCGTCCGGACGAAGGCCGGTCTCTTCGACCTCTCCCACATGGGTGAGATCACCGTCACCGGGCCGCAGGCCGCCGCCCTGCTGGACTACGCGCTGGTCGGCAACATCGGCGGCGTCGCCACCGGCCGCGCCCGCTACACGATGATCTGCCGGGAGGACGGCGGCATCCTCGACGACCTGATCGTCTACCGCCTCGGCGACACGGAGTACATGGTCGTCGCCAACGCCTCCAACGCGCAGACCGTTCTCGACGCCCTCACGGAGCGTGCCGAGGGCTTCGACGCCGCCGTACGCGACGACCGTGACGCATATGCGCTCATCGCCGTACAGGGCCCCGAGTCACCGGGCATCCTCGGCTCGCTCACCGACGCCGACCTGGACGGACTGAAGTACTACGCCGGCCTCCCCGGCACCGTCGCCGGCGTCCCGGCGCTGATCGCCCGCACCGGCTACACCGGCGAGGACGGCTTCGAGCTGTTCGTCGAGCCGCGGCACGCGGAGGCGCTGTGGCGGGCGCTGACCGAGGCCGGCGCCCCGGCCGGCCTGGTGCCCTGCGGCCTGTCCTGCCGGGACACGCTGCGCCTGGAGGCGGGCATGCCGCTGTACGGGCACGAGCTGACCACGTCGCTCACCCCCTTCGACGCCGGTCTCGGCCGGGTCGTGAAGTTCGAGAAGGAGGGCGACTTCGTCGGCCGCAAGGCGCTGGAGGCCGCCGCCGAGCGCGCCGCCGCGAACCCGCCGCGCAGGCTGGTCGGCCTGGTCGCCCGGGGCCGCCGGGTCCCCCGGGCCGGGATGACCGTGGTCGCCGGTGGCGAGGCCGTCGGCGAGGTCACCTCCGGAGCCCCTTCGCCGACCCTCGGGAAGCCGCTCGCCATGGCCTACGTGGACGCCGCGCACGCCGGGCCCGGCACGGAGGGCGTCGGCGTGGACGTCCGCGGTACCCATGAGCCGTACGAGGTCGTGGCGCTCCCCTTCTACAAGCGCCGGAAGTAG
- a CDS encoding AAA family ATPase, with protein sequence MTLQQSGAYPATAGVPARPRFPARAAGAAGRGLPAGLTAAPPPVRDLRERQGHGPRALVFRRGDLVVISGLPGSGKSTLIRRAAEGGGIDSQDTRDRWDRRMPRAVPYAVYRPLVRLAHYAGLRRALRSGESVIVHDCGTQSWVRRWLAREARRRGGGLHLLLLDVAPETARAGQRERGRGVSGYAFARHRRAVSRILRAVEGGRLPAGCASATLLDRTAASALSRIGFAEQA encoded by the coding sequence ATGACGTTGCAGCAGTCCGGTGCGTATCCGGCGACCGCAGGGGTGCCCGCCCGGCCCCGATTCCCCGCGCGAGCCGCCGGGGCCGCCGGGCGCGGCCTGCCGGCCGGCCTCACCGCGGCCCCGCCCCCCGTACGCGACCTGCGGGAACGGCAGGGGCACGGCCCGCGCGCCCTGGTCTTCCGCCGCGGCGACCTGGTGGTGATCTCCGGGCTCCCGGGCAGCGGCAAGTCCACGCTCATCCGGCGGGCGGCCGAGGGCGGCGGGATCGACTCCCAGGACACCCGGGACCGCTGGGACCGGCGGATGCCCCGCGCCGTGCCGTACGCCGTCTACCGCCCGCTCGTCCGCCTCGCCCACTACGCGGGGCTGCGGCGGGCGCTGCGCTCCGGGGAGAGCGTGATCGTGCACGACTGCGGTACGCAGTCATGGGTCCGGCGCTGGCTGGCCCGCGAGGCCCGCAGGCGGGGCGGGGGCCTCCATCTGCTGCTGCTGGACGTCGCCCCCGAGACCGCCCGCGCGGGGCAGCGGGAGCGCGGCCGCGGTGTGTCCGGCTACGCCTTCGCGCGCCACCGCCGAGCGGTCTCCCGCATCCTGCGGGCCGTCGAGGGCGGCCGCCTCCCCGCGGGCTGCGCCTCCGCGACCCTTCTCGACCGGACCGCGGCCTCCGCGCTGAGCCGGATCGGCTTCGCCGAGCAGGCCTGA
- a CDS encoding enhanced serine sensitivity protein SseB produces the protein MDTTWPANELEEVLAASVGNTSAGARLVEVLARSPVWVPLPNGGGPDSAGLDLPTVEIDGIPYVPVFSSREQFRLCAGDQMSGTVAPAVEFARGLPPQLGIAVNPGGTVGVPLPPPAVAELCRTDSSPLGGSSAPGGPRQGAASGGRVRLFEPDWQEEPVDFLAAAAGEFESTRVVQTARRILASIEGDPPVLFVGVQLSAFDDSDRAAPMDALGRALGRVAVKWPVNLVLLDIAQDPVGDWMLTRVRPFYTRQYA, from the coding sequence GTGGACACGACATGGCCCGCCAATGAGCTCGAAGAGGTGCTGGCCGCATCGGTCGGGAACACCTCGGCCGGGGCGCGGCTCGTGGAGGTGCTGGCGCGGAGCCCGGTGTGGGTACCGCTGCCCAACGGAGGTGGTCCCGACAGTGCCGGCCTCGACCTGCCGACAGTCGAGATCGACGGCATCCCCTACGTCCCCGTCTTCAGCTCCCGGGAGCAGTTCCGCCTCTGCGCGGGCGACCAGATGTCCGGCACGGTCGCGCCCGCCGTCGAGTTCGCCCGGGGGCTGCCCCCGCAGCTCGGCATCGCGGTGAACCCCGGTGGCACGGTCGGTGTACCGCTGCCCCCGCCCGCGGTGGCCGAGCTGTGCCGGACGGATTCCTCGCCGCTGGGCGGCTCCTCCGCTCCCGGGGGCCCTCGGCAGGGCGCGGCGAGCGGCGGCCGGGTCCGGCTCTTCGAGCCCGACTGGCAGGAGGAGCCGGTCGACTTCCTCGCCGCCGCGGCGGGCGAGTTCGAGTCGACCCGGGTCGTCCAGACCGCCCGCAGGATCCTGGCCAGCATCGAGGGCGACCCGCCGGTCCTGTTCGTCGGCGTCCAGCTCTCCGCCTTCGACGATTCCGACCGCGCCGCCCCCATGGACGCCCTCGGCCGGGCCCTCGGCCGGGTCGCCGTGAAGTGGCCGGTCAACCTGGTGCTGCTCGACATCGCCCAGGACCCCGTCGGCGACTGGATGCTGACCAGGGTCCGGCCGTTCTACACCCGGCAGTACGCGTAG